The following is a genomic window from Kogia breviceps isolate mKogBre1 chromosome 4, mKogBre1 haplotype 1, whole genome shotgun sequence.
AGTCATCGTTTCTGCATAATTTAGTTTCTTGCAAACCCTGTCGTTGCTACTACACATAATGAACTCTCAGGAAAACTAAAGGCCCTGGAGTGAGAGCATAAGAAGcctacaagggcttccctggtggcgcagtggttgagaatccgcctgccgatgcaggagacacgggttcgtgccctggtccgggaagatcccacatgccgcggagcaattaagcccgtgagccatggccgctaggcctgcgcgtccggagcctgtgctccgcaacgggagaggccacgacagtgagaggcccgcgtaccgcaaaaaaaaaaaaaaaaaaaaaaaaaaaaagcctacaagATGGACAGctaagaagaagagaagaagtaagGATGCTAAATGAAATCGATCTGACTTGGAGGAATGgatctgtttttctcttcagcGGTGTCACAGCCACATTGTCCGCTGCTTCAGGTTAAGGCCACACCAGCAATATTTCCCTGCACTGTCCCTGGGCCTTCTACAGAAATCCTGGACTTTACTTAGATCATGAGCATCAAAGACAGAGCCGGAAGGGGGCTTAGAAACATTTTAGGCCAATCCACTCGTTTAACAGGTGAGGGAACTAGTGGCTAGAGTTTAAaggacttgcctaagatcacaaagCCTGTTTAGCAGCAGCAGGATGACCTCGACCTGGAAATTGAGTGCTCAGCCCACTACCCCAGCAACAACACAACTATGCTTGggctgaaaaaggagaaaaagaaattggttCACTGAAGTACACACGAGGCTTTCATCAATGACAAATCTACGTTAGCAACTCTGCGGATGGTGATCCAGAGGCCTTTACATCTTCCTGCATGTGTGCAAATTTCCACAGTGCATGCATTGCCCTTCTCAGGCCCTGGCACGCAAATCCAAGCCATTCAGAAGTACATTAATATGTTTTCAAATTGAGGGTCTCGAGTAACAGGGTGGCAGGCTGATTCCAAAATCCTAGCCGGAGTCAATTTCTTGTCAGACAAAGTAAGTTACACTATTCACATCAGCTCTGTGGCAATtcaattaaacaatacattaaaatccACTCAACAGCTGCCGATTGGACCTTAGACCATTTAGTCattctctttctggctttttcattcatttacctaAAATGTAAGATTTCCTTTCTAATCGATACGCTTTTCTTGCGAAAAGgaaacttcaaaaagaaaaagtaaagaaaggcaCTTTGTAAGATGTGTACAAATCTGTTTCTTTCATGTCTACTCTAAGGAGATAGTGAACTTACTACAGGCAGCATCAAGTCTTTCTGCCAGTGATGGGTAGTGGCGGGCAGCCTGGAGAAAGAGGCAGATTTGGGGATGGACCCTCCTTAGCCAAGCTGCACCCTGGGGCTCAGGTGCCTCTGGGTGTTCATCGGATTCTCCCGTTCAGTTGGGTCACTACAGGACAGTCAAACTCCTTCATCTCGTACAGATGGTATAGGGGATTGACCAGCTTTGGACCAAACCAGTGAAAGCAAGTATTTGGTACATAACTGCCTACCAGGATTGGCCTTGGGCACTTAGGAGATGGAGAGTCTGTTAAATGTCAATGACATGGCTGATTATAACTTGTGCTCATTTGAGGTGCCTTGTACCCATTTGCTAAAACTGACCAGAGAAGATTTTGCAGTTTGAGTTACAAGCTTCCATAAATCATCCACTGGCTATCCCTTTTCCATGTGCTTTGTAACTTGAATATTTAGgtgtttgtttataaaaatatgaacttTATAATTAAGAGCTTAAggcttttaaaaccaaatgtgcAATGGTGGTACATAAtccatgggagaaaaaaaaaacaaagcagaatcAGCCGCCTGATGTaagaaaagtgtttttctttctaaaaatcaaaacctctttcaatgtcttttaaaaaatatctcatgCCTCTTCTCTCTACACACATATTTGCACATAATCTTAGAATATGATTCTATACCTACATGATTTATAAAATGCATGTGCAGTATGTTAAGATcagttggatttgatttgcaagTGAAATAAAATGAGCACATCACTGAAGAAGACTTGTATTTCTATGATAAAGGGCAACTATTTGTTAGCTTAATTATGATACAAGGCATTGGTTAATTATCTTAGCCGGACACTATTCAGTGAAACGTGGAATCACGGAGTCGGAGTTTAAAAGGACATTAGAGATTATCCGGCCTAACATTTCcttcagaggaaactgaggcccagagaagggagtTAACCTGTCTCAGGTAACATAATTAGCATTAGAAGCTGGGTCTCTTGACCGCCAATCTGCATACTTTCATTCGACTAGGGGATTCCTTGACCGAAAATAGACTAGACCGTGAAAAAAACATAGTTTATTAAAGAGTGCTAACTGACCATGGAATTATAGCCTTGGCCTTAGTTAACAAGTGGTAGTAACTTACTTGCTAATTGGTGTTTTTTTCAGGATTTGGTTTGAGTCTTCagccatgacatttttttccatatataccaaattatatatgaaaagcagactatttttgaattttcataCTATCAGAGTGATTGATATACATCTTGGAGGAGACTGGACTATTTTGGGGAAAGGTTTAGTCTGTATCGGCTTTGCGGGGCAGAGTCTTTTTGTCAATGCCTCTCAAGGTGGAATATATTCCCTGGCCCTCTTAGAAGTTGTGTGTACTTTTGCAGGTCATTCTCTACCATTATGGGACTCCTAAACCACTAATATGTTTTAAGAAATGATGCCTTTTTCTTACAGTACGGTTCAGTACAAGTCAACTAGACTCAACCTGTACTTTCCAGGAGAGGATTGCTCCAGGCACGAAAATAAGCTTTAGTGGAAATGATCATCTAGggcaatgcttctcaaacttcactgCGCACATGAATCATCTGGGGATCTTAgccaaatgcagattctgattctgtaggtttgaggagggggtggggtggagattctgcatttccaagGAGcgcccaggtgatgctgatggcaGCTGGTCAGACCATATTTTGAGTAGCAAGGATCTAGGGGATTGAATAGACTTGGACAACTTTCCCAAATAGCCTCCTCACTCTTAATATGTTGTTTGCATATTGGGAGAATAGAGCCTCAGATTTATTACTTTTGCATTTCTGGAAGCTCTGGCAATGTGTTCACTTTCACACATCAGGCCAGTTCTGAGTCCACTTCCTATCAGCAAGGACTTACCGGGCTGGAATATTTAACTCACAGAGGGAGCTCAAATTCTCGATGTTCCAGCTGGTGAGTGGATACAGAAATGGATTTGCTGTCAGGTGAAATGGAAATAGAGGCAGACAGTTCGATGAGTCATGGATGttctctttaaaatggagatcCAGGCTTTTGACTGCTCTTGGAGAGCCTGCCCTTGGAACTGACTTGGGGCTTCCAACTACCATATCCTTTGTAGTGGTTCCCACTAATCCACAGATGCCTGGTTTCTTGGAATTTTTCTTTGGATACTTCTGACGTGAGTGCTTTCCCTTCCCCTGCCAAAATTTTGCAAGTGGATCTACTGGATCTACTCCAGAGAGACACGAACTCCTGGCTTTACGTAAAATGTCCTTGCTGCCCAAGATTGTTCAGAAAAGCAGAACAAGAACCCTCTCTCTAGGACAGTGCGTTAGATGTTACCACTCTCCTTTTTCATTGTAGCTTTATGAATATTCACCCAGAGAAGAGCAGAAGCCCCGGAGTAGCCCTAAATTACAAGAGAAGTAATTTCCAGTCTGTGGGGAGCCCTAAAACTCTAGCTCTGTGATTGTTGTTTAAAGTATCCTGGAGATAAAAAGAATCAGCTAAACTATACTACACTGTGTTGGAAACTGAATATGGTCATCTGCTTCATATTCCTCAGTGGGCTTTGGGTTGGTGTGGCATTTTATTCCACAAACAGGGACTGCATATATCACTCTGTACTGTAAATACTCCTTATAACCACATAGCGGAAAATACTGTACCCACTGAATAGGTAAACAACTGTACTGGGAAGGTAGAAAACAGTGTTTTACTTACCTAAGTGATAGAAAAATAGTCTTCAAAAATACATTGTTAAACTTACGGGTTTATATTAAAGTAGAATTTGTATGTACAGTAAGGCAGTACTTCTGTTAGcgattatcttttaaattaaagttagtctttggggattttttttcactAACAGAAGACTAGGGTGTGTAATAAATTATCTATCATGCTGAAATGAAGcaggaaaacattttagaagGATTCACCACATGAAACTCATTTGCCTCTTATGGAAGAAAATTTCACTTTCGAAACCTCTATTCTTCTAAACCTCTAAACTTCAGAATGAAATACAATTTAGGGGGGGGAAATCCATGCTTAATAAATTCaaactattttaagaaaaaatcgGAGGCATCCTTTTTATTTGCATATTGGCAATGCGTCGTTAAGGTAATAGGAACGGATGTAAACAATTTGTCAGGTGTTCTAgaatgcactctttttttttaaagtgtgtttaaTTTGGTTAATCCTAATAAGATGAAAGAGGAGTGCAAAGGTTAAGCAATTGGTCTTGGAAAGCGGTTTTCATGGCATTTTTCTCATATCTACCATCTTCCTGTGGTGAACAGTTTTGACTAGTTCATATCCTTCTGTCACATACCAGACCATGAAAGCCTGTTCCAGGGGATATACCTATTGGCACTGCCCCTCAAGAATACTAAGCAATGtgcttttatttcattgaacACATAATTTTATAACTGATAGCAAAACGTAACTCTACAAATCACACGAAACGAAACGATTTGTTCTGGGATCAGCGGTTGGAGAAAGAGGCAACTGGTTGAAAATGGATCATGAGAGCAGTGACCTGGGAGTTTGGTGGTGTCATTCTACCCCCGTTCTCGAGCCTTCTCTGGTAGAGTGCATTTCACGTACTCTGTAGTGTTACCTGAAGGAAAATCACATTTTAACCCATCCTTCCATGAATCAAGCTCTCACTGAAAGGAGTGCataaaacctgtgggatgcaggtAATCCAACCCACCGAGCTGGAGTCTGCAGTTGCTCGGGGCCGCGGGGAAGGAGGCCAGGTCTACCTCGGCTGGATTCTGCGGCAGGGATGGCGGGGCCTCCTTGGCTGGTTCTTCAAACGGAGCCAGGTTGTGCGCTCCCCGATCCTGCACCAACACCAGGATGTTGTTATCCATCACCCGGGACACCTTCGAGTACTCCTTGCTGGGTTCAGGGGTGCTGGTCTTCTCCGCCGGGCCGCTGTTCGCGTTTGGTTTCGGGAGCAGGGCCAGCGCTCCATCTTGGCTGACTTTGTGGATCTCCACGTACTCCAAGGGCTTAGCAGCGATCAAGGGGGCCTCGTCCGGGGGCAGCGGCCGCGCCGCGTCTTGGTCCGTCTCGGAACGGAAGCTTTCTGACTCCCCCTGCTCAGCTGCCTTTCCTTCCCCGCCAGTCCCCATGGTCTGCGAGGGTCTTAAAGCACGTGTGTCTGTTTTGTGCAACAAAGTGGATGCAGCACCTGCCGTGCCCAGGCCCAGCTTACACACATCCGCGACGCTGTGGTAAGATGACCTGGAGTAGTGCGGGCTGGGGGGCTGCAGCAAAGGCCACGTTGAAGGCTGGGATCCGCTGGCATGCAAAGAAGGCGGTTTGCCTTCCACGCTTGTGCTCAGAGGGCCTTGGGCCTGGGTAACGTTTGTTTCAGCCTTCTCTGCCTTCTCAAGGCCCTCGGGAGAGTAGAACTTGGAGGGATTGGCCCGAGGTTCATCACACTTTTCAGACAAAAGGGAAGGGCTGTCGCAGCTGCCCCGGCCAGAGTCGCTGTCGGGATCCAAGCGTGTGGGCTTCGCGCCTGGCCCCGGGTGTCCTTTGGAGGGAGCTGGCATCAGCTGCTGGCCCTCGGTGTCTTCTTCCACCTCTAAGAACTCCACCAGTAAGTCCTCGCAGTCGGAAGTGGGAGGGAAGTCTTGGCATCCCAGGGCGCTCAAAAGTTCTTCGGACTTGCCCTTCTATTAAAACACAGACACAAGGCAAGGAGGCGTTCAGCTTCATAACATGCCAGATGGACACCGCAGACAAGTCTGGCTTCCTGACTATGGACGGGTGGGATGTGGCCACGGCCCAGCAGAATTTCCCAGACGCCAGACGTTTGTGTCCCAGCCCATCTAGAATCACCTCTTGGACCATGACTCACCTAATAGTTTTCTTTAAGTCAGTCCACGATTTGAACTTCGTCTATCACGAGTTGAATGGGAAAGTAGTATATGTGCATATGATACAAATGTAACTATTACATAAGAAAAGCTTGGGAAACATCGAAACGCGTGGCGCTCATGCGTGCACTTGGTTCTGGGACTCACTAGTTCTGGAATCTGGTTGCTGGCCTCCTAACTGGCTCCCTCAACCCACGTTCTAGAGTCTGGTAGCGGGACGTCGATTCTCATCTttgccttctcctctcccttctcttcttccttgcttctccctccccgcccctcccttcccctcctatcccactccttcctttccttctgttccatttcccctccctccactcctctcccgcCCATATTCCCTCCATCTCCTCgggttcctctccctcctccttctcctctctagcctcctctccccccacttctcctcctgcctcctcttcttATTTTCCACGCTTCTCCAAGATGCTCTGACTTAGGTCAGGGACTGGTGCCTAAATCTTGGCTCTATTACTTATTAAAGGGTCTATGACTTTGGATAAGCTGTTCTGTgctcctcagtttctccatttgtaaaatgggaataatagtacccATCTGGGAAAGTTCTGTTGAGAATCAGGGGTAATGGCATTAAAAAtccaagaacttttttttttctgacacaaAAAGCAGTTCTTAAAAGTCATTAAGTCCCTGTGGCTACAAGGTCAGATTGCGAGCTAAACAATAAGTCATTTAGTTAGCTGAGATGTTCATGCTGGGTCAACAAAGGTCAGTGCTAGAGACTGGATAGCAGAATAAGAGCCCAAATTCTGGGGCTCTCGTTCCTGCTCTGATATCTGCAATCAAAGTGAATGCCATGAAGCCAAATTCCCCAGGACTCACTCTTCACATTCTTGTGCTTTTGGCCTCACAGTGGCTGGGGTCAAATGACAATGACtgcttttatatacatcagtgttaAGCAGAAGGTCAAACTGAAACTATATATTTCAATCTGCAGAGACATTAAAAATGTTCTAACACCTCTTTCCATTCGAAACACTTAAATTTAGTGCCCACTCGAATCGGTCTAAATGGGCCCTGGCAAACGCCAGTTCCACTGTACTGAGCCAGTCTTCACTGAGCTCTCAAACTGGGCAAAAATTGCAATAGGATATTCTGTTCCTATGGCCTTCTGTAAGGAACATTCGAGGGACAGCTTACACCAAAGTATGACGGAGGGGCTGGTGGTAGAGGTTCCTCTTTCATATTCATCAAAATATTCACCCTCTTTCTCAATTGATTATTTGTACGAAATGTTGTTGATGGGGCTTATGAAAAGTCCTGATAAACGCAGCAAGCATTCCTCTGTGTTTTGAGGTTTTCTTGGCTTTTTTCATTGCCCTCTGGCACTTAGTATCTGATGGTAAGTACCCTCATGCTTCCCACATCTTTCTGCAAACACACCTGCTGAAGAGGAGGGACAGCTGGTCAAGGATGGCCGAGCTGACCAGGCTGCACTGATGGGAATTGTGTGCTCATGGGTAAAGATAATGAGTACAGAGAAGCTGGTCACAATACCTTCTTACCTCTGGCACTTACCTCCAGCAGATGAGTAtcaaatccttttatttttggtCCAGGAACGGGAGGGAGGATGCAGGTCACCATGCTATAAAGAGATTTGTGAGATAAGATAAATGACACATGTTTTCACTTGGTCGTTTTTGAAAGATGAGCATTATCTCCAAATAGCTGCTACATGGACTATGGTAGGTAGAAGTTGGAGTTCGGAGGCTACGTGAAACTAACAATCAGTGGTGAAGACAATGAATGATTCTAGAGGTCAATATCAAAATGAATTCTGGCTAATTAACTCTGGCTGATTCTGAAATGACTAGGGGATTATTTGCTG
Proteins encoded in this region:
- the PRLR gene encoding prolactin receptor isoform X2 translates to MKENVASTVVFILLLFLNTNLLNVEPDPPVNLTLELKQPEDRKPYLWIKWFPPTLVDVRSGWLTLQYEIRLKPEKAAEWETHFAGQQTQFKILSLYPGQKYLVQVHCKPDHGFWSEWSPESSIQIPNDFSMKDATVWIFVAVLSAVICLIMVWAVALKGYSMVTCILPPVPGPKIKGFDTHLLEKGKSEELLSALGCQDFPPTSDCEDLLVEFLEVEEDTEGQQLMPAPSKGHPGPGAKPTRLDPDSDSGRGSCDSPSLLSEKCDEPRANPSKFYSPEGLEKAEKAETNVTQAQGPLSTSVEGKPPSLHASGSQPSTWPLLQPPSPHYSRSSYHSVADVCKLGLGTAGAASTLLHKTDTRALRPSQTMGTGGEGKAAEQGESESFRSETDQDAARPLPPDEAPLIAAKPLEYVEIHKVSQDGALALLPKPNANSGPAEKTSTPEPSKEYSKVSRVMDNNILVLVQDRGAHNLAPFEEPAKEAPPSLPQNPAEVDLASFPAAPSNCRLQLGGLDYLHPTGFMHSFQ
- the PRLR gene encoding prolactin receptor isoform X1 yields the protein MKENVASTVVFILLLFLNTNLLNGQSSPGKPEIFKCRSPEKETFTCWWKPGADGGLPTNYTLTYHKEGETFTHECPDYKTSGPNSCYFNKKHTSIWTIYVITVNATNKMGSSSSDPRYVDVTYIVEPDPPVNLTLELKQPEDRKPYLWIKWFPPTLVDVRSGWLTLQYEIRLKPEKAAEWETHFAGQQTQFKILSLYPGQKYLVQVHCKPDHGFWSEWSPESSIQIPNDFSMKDATVWIFVAVLSAVICLIMVWAVALKGYSMVTCILPPVPGPKIKGFDTHLLEGKSEELLSALGCQDFPPTSDCEDLLVEFLEVEEDTEGQQLMPAPSKGHPGPGAKPTRLDPDSDSGRGSCDSPSLLSEKCDEPRANPSKFYSPEGLEKAEKAETNVTQAQGPLSTSVEGKPPSLHASGSQPSTWPLLQPPSPHYSRSSYHSVADVCKLGLGTAGAASTLLHKTDTRALRPSQTMGTGGEGKAAEQGESESFRSETDQDAARPLPPDEAPLIAAKPLEYVEIHKVSQDGALALLPKPNANSGPAEKTSTPEPSKEYSKVSRVMDNNILVLVQDRGAHNLAPFEEPAKEAPPSLPQNPAEVDLASFPAAPSNCRLQLGGLDYLHPTGFMHSFQ
- the PRLR gene encoding prolactin receptor isoform X4 — its product is MKENVASTVVFILLLFLNTNLLNGQSSPGKPEIFKCRSPEKETFTCWWKPGADGGLPTNYTLTYHKEGETFTHECPDYKTSGPNSCYFNKKHTSIWTIYVITVNATNKMGSSSSDPRYVDVTYIVEPDPPVNLTLELKQPEDRKPYLWIKWFPPTLVDVRSGWLTLQYEIRLKPEKAAEWETHFAGQQTQFKILSLYPGQKYLVQVHCKPDHGFWSEWSPESSIQIPNDFSMKDATVWIFVAVLSAVICLIMVWAVALKGYSMVTCILPPVPGPKIKGFDTHLLEVTPRKGKSEELLSALGCQDFPPTSDCEDLLVEFLEVEEDTEGQQLMPAPSKGHPGPGAKPTRLDPDSDSGRGSCDSPSLLSEKCDEPRANPSKFYSPEGLEKAEKAETNVTQAQGPLSTSVEGKPPSLHASGSQPSTWPLLQPPSPHYSRSSYHSVADVCKLGLGTAGAASTLLHKTDTRALRPSQTMGTGGEGKAAEQGESESFRSETDQDAARPLPPDEAPLIAAKPLEYVEIHKVSQDGALALLPKPNANSGPAEKTSTPEPSKEYSKVSRVMDNNILVLVQDRGAHNLAPFEEPAKEAPPSLPQNPAEVDLASFPAAPSNCRLQLGGLDYLHPTGFMHSFQ
- the PRLR gene encoding prolactin receptor isoform X3 → MKENVASTVVFILLLFLNTNLLNGQSSPGKPEIFKCRSPEKETFTCWWKPGADGGLPTNYTLTYHKEGETFTHECPDYKTSGPNSCYFNKKHTSIWTIYVITVNATNKMGSSSSDPRYVDVTYIVEPDPPVNLTLELKQPEDRKPYLWIKWFPPTLVDVRSGWLTLQYEIRLKPEKAAEWETHFAGQQTQFKILSLYPGQKYLVQVHCKPDHGFWSEWSPESSIQIPNDFSMKDATVWIFVAVLSAVICLIMVWAVALKGYSMVTCILPPVPGPKIKGFDTHLLEKGKSEELLSALGCQDFPPTSDCEDLLVEFLEVEEDTEGQQLMPAPSKGHPGPGAKPTRLDPDSDSGRGSCDSPSLLSEKCDEPRANPSKFYSPEGLEKAEKAETNVTQAQGPLSTSVEGKPPSLHASGSQPSTWPLLQPPSPHYSRSSYHSVADVCKLGLGTAGAASTLLHKTDTRALRPSQTMGTGGEGKAAEQGESESFRSETDQDAARPLPPDEAPLIAAKPLEYVEIHKVSQDGALALLPKPNANSGPAEKTSTPEPSKEYSKVSRVMDNNILVLVQDRGAHNLAPFEEPAKEAPPSLPQNPAEVDLASFPAAPSNCRLQLGGLDYLHPTGFMHSFQ